The following are from one region of the Amia ocellicauda isolate fAmiCal2 chromosome 1, fAmiCal2.hap1, whole genome shotgun sequence genome:
- the LOC136768182 gene encoding insulinoma-associated protein 1a, with product MPKGFLVKRNKKSLSVSYRVRCDGDEQDHIQASHSHSDSSPPASVSSSPDRVAASPNPVADAPVSEREAKPVQFGHPEAGYQALYSPTRPVSKEHDRKCFERSFNLGSPISAESFPTPAVLTTLDQLLFAPVDLKIGTSNSNRSGTGSSIPAAAAARNTSKRPASDPERKSKPLAKKPKAIRKLNFEDEVTTSPVLGLKIKEGPVDVKPRALSSGGSKPLGEFICQLCKEEYADPFALAQHKCSRIVRVEYRCPECDKVFSCPANLASHRRWHKPRPQSAAQMSAAQSAKPDLAKVLPGDKAGPEDLKDPRTEPPSDRDTPSPGLSESGSEDGLYDCPHCGKKFKRQAYLRKHLVGHQALQNKPSEEKVIYPSYPTVENGEKPSQAPSSDESQSQVPLNLSPVECHLCPVCGESFPTRANQERHLRLLHSSQVFPCKYCPATFYSSPGLTRHINKCHPSENRQVILLQMPVRPAC from the coding sequence ATGCCCAAAGGTTTCCTAgtgaaaagaaacaagaaatcGCTGTCCGTCTCCTACAGGGTCCGCTGCGATGGAGATGAGCAGGACCACATCCAAGCCTCGCACAGCCACAGCGATTCCTCCCCGCCCGCCTCCGTCTCCTCCAGCCCGGACCGGGTGGCCGCCTCCCCGAACCCCGTGGCAGACGCGCCCGTGTCCGAGCGGGAGGCGAAGCCGGTCCAGTTCGGGCACCCGGAGGCGGGGTACCAGGCGCTGTACAGCCCCACCCGGCCCGTCAGCAAGGAGCACGACAGGAAATGCTTCGAGAGAAGTTTCAACCTGGGGTCCCCGATCTCGGCCGAGTCCTTCCCGACCCCCGCGGTCCTCACCACGCTAGACCAGCTTCTGTTCGCCCCGGTGGACTTGAAAATCGGCACCAGCAACAGCAACCGCAGCGGCACCGGCAGCTCCAtccccgccgccgccgccgccagaAACACCTCCAAAAGGCCGGCGTCCGACCCGGAGCGCAAGAGCAAACCTCTGGCCAAGAAACCCAAAGCGATCCGGAAACTTAATTTCGAGGATGAAGTCACCACGTCTCCGGTGCTGGGTCTAAAAATCAAAGAAGGACCCGTCGACGTGAAGCCCAGGGCTCTGTCGTCCGGGGGCAGCAAGCCTCTGGGCGAGTTCATCTGCCAGCTGTGCAAGGAAGAGTACGCCGACCCGTTCGCCCTGGCGCAGCACAAGTGCTCCCGGATAGTGCGGGTCGAGTACAGATGCCCCGAGTGTGACAAGGTGTTCAGCTGCCCGGCCAACCTCGCCTCCCACCGGCGGTGGCACAAACCCAGACCCCAAAGCGCCGCCCAAATGTCGGCTGCCCAGAGCGCCAAACCCGACCTGGCCAAAGTCCTGCCTGGCGACAAGGCCGGGCCTGAAGACCTGAAAGACCCTCGGACCGAACCTCCCAGCGACCGAGACACCCCCAGCCCGGGCCTGTCGGAGTCCGGCTCGGAGGACGGGCTGTATGACTGCCCACACTGCGGGAAGAAGTTTAAACGCCAGGCGTACCTAAGGAAGCACCTTGTGGGACACCAAGCGCTGCAGAACAAACCCAGCGAAGAGAAGGTCATCTACCCATCCTACCCTACAGTGGAAAACGGGGAGAAGCCCAGCCAGGCGCCCTCCTCTGACGAAAGCCAAAGTCAGGTCCCCTTGAATTTAAGTCCGGTGGAGTGCCACCTGTGCCCGGTGTGCGGGGAGAGCTTCCCCACCCGGGCCAACCAGGAGCGCCACCTCCGCCTCTTACATTCCTCCCAGGTGTTTCCCTGCAAATACTGCCCGGCCACTTTCTACAGCTCCCCGGGACTTACCAGGCACATCAACAAATGCCACCCGTCGGAAAACAGGCAGGTCATCCTCCTGCAGATGCCCGTGCGCCCGGCCTGCTGA